Genomic DNA from Triplophysa rosa linkage group LG6, Trosa_1v2, whole genome shotgun sequence:
CGCACTCTGGTCTCCAAACGGGGCTTTCCATCATTAATGCAAGAGAAACAGTAAACTGCAGGGTTAGTAGAAGTAGATATTTCATCGTAATGGAAAGCACTTTGAacctaatgtttttttaactgtgcTGTTTATTAAGGTGAGAAAATGGTTCGCTATTCGTACCCCGATCTGAACACGTACTCTGAGATGGGCCTGAAGTTTGAAAAAGAAGCTGAGCTGATGCAGGTCCAGATGATGGACCATGCCATTAGTAATGCCATCAACTACCTTGGTTCTGAATCTCTGAGGCCGGTCGTTCATCACCCATCCATATCCATGGCTGAGGTGGTACCAATGGTCAACCCTCTCTTCCACCCCGTCTACCCAATGGGCCCTCGCATGGACCGGCCTACCAGCCGCGAGGCTCCTCCCTTGCCGCACGCTAACCACGAGTTCCCGCACCCAGCCAACGGAGCGATCCCATTGGTCAGATCCAAGAATCCTCAGTCAGGCCGAGACGGCTCACCATGCAACAGCGGGCAGGATTCGGCCGATTCGGCACGGAGCAGCCCTCGGGACAAGCTCAGCATCGGCACCGGGCCCAGGTCCAGATGCAGTCCAGGTTTTGGCCGGCCGGAGGAAGCCAGGGCGATCGAAGGCGCCCGCATCGCCGCGAGGGATGGGGTCCGCGTCTTCGGACGGGAGGGTCAGGAGCTGAGGGTGTTCCAGTGCGAGCACTGCCGCGTTCTGTTCCTGGACCACGTCATGTATACCATCCACATGGGTTGCCACGGTTACAGAGACCCGCTGGAGTGCAACATCTGTGGCCACTGCAGCAAAGATCGCTACGAGTTCTCGTCGCACATCGTCCGCGGGGAGCACACCTTTCGCTAAGAGACTCCTGCAGAGGTTTTCTGCAGTCGCAGCATGTACGAGGCTAACATGCTCACATGAAGCATTATGTGAGCAGATATATGAAGGTTTGGGTCCAATGGAAATCTTTTCATTTTGGTACTGTTTGAAGATTTTTGTTCTGGTGAGGGGATGAGTATGTTTATGATGTGAATGTTTGGTTTAGGCTCGTTCACGCTGCCCTAACAAACACCACATCT
This window encodes:
- the ikzf2 gene encoding zinc finger protein Helios isoform X2; translation: MIDSPNNLQDAGPGAEAQSEIGIRQPNGERPFQCNQCGVSFTQKGNLLRHIKLHTGEKPFKCPFCNYACRRRDALSGHLRTHSVGKPHKCNYCGRSYKQRTSLEEHKERCHNYLHSAGVDSAPNPGPYPGDVLKDQRPMESPSMPVFDRPPVIERLQMNVGKRKSTTPQKFVGEKMVRYSYPDLNTYSEMGLKFEKEAELMQVQMMDHAISNAINYLGSESLRPVVHHPSISMAEVVPMVNPLFHPVYPMGPRMDRPTSREAPPLPHANHEFPHPANGAIPLVRSKNPQSGRDGSPCNSGQDSADSARSSPRDKLSIGTGPRSRCSPGFGRPEEARAIEGARIAARDGVRVFGREGQELRVFQCEHCRVLFLDHVMYTIHMGCHGYRDPLECNICGHCSKDRYEFSSHIVRGEHTFR